In Janthinobacterium rivuli, a single genomic region encodes these proteins:
- a CDS encoding DUF1840 domain-containing protein, translating into MLISFKSKSSPEVLMYQEHAQRILDILHKNPTRGVITPAEAGDALALLEKEVAESKLHPENDIEHDVHTPETLEDGETGAHARAQKVHFSQRAYPLMEMLRSAKAENESITWGI; encoded by the coding sequence ATGTTGATCTCATTCAAATCCAAATCCTCCCCAGAAGTGCTGATGTACCAGGAACATGCCCAGCGCATCCTCGACATCCTGCACAAAAACCCCACGCGCGGCGTCATCACGCCTGCCGAAGCGGGCGATGCCCTGGCCCTGCTGGAAAAAGAAGTCGCGGAAAGCAAATTGCATCCGGAAAATGACATCGAACACGATGTGCATACCCCGGAAACCCTGGAAGATGGCGAAACGGGTGCCCATGCGCGCGCGCAAAAAGTGCATTTTTCGCAGCGCGCCTACCCTTTGATGGAAATGCTGCGCTCGGCCAAGGCGGAAAATGAAAGCATCACCTGGGGCATCTGA